Within Porites lutea chromosome 2, jaPorLute2.1, whole genome shotgun sequence, the genomic segment cacgttcagtcgtgtttagcctgtcaacactttattgctCAATTGTTGATCggtcacttaccacgcaaataaaacaatgggaaaggaatgttgttttccgttgagcaggcgtttgtggggagggaagaaatacgagctcccctaaaaacgcctgcgtgttCGTGGGAGGCTAAgacaatatagaaaaaatctcgatttgcttgaacaggggccgcgaggaatcggtaggtaatgatgaacaggggcacccaacgaatatttttctgaaaatgagcCGTTAACTACAGAAAACGAAAATTTAGACGCTTTTAAGGCATTTTCAAGCGCTTTTCTGTGTTGCTGGAAAgaatttatctgttcctcacttcCAGCAGGTTAAATGTCTATTCTCCCAGCCAGCAGAGCGGCCTTTTCCATGTTTACcagccagcagaaaaaaaaaaaaaacggaattCAAATAAGCGCCACAGGGTTGCTTCGAAATTGCGGCGCTGATTCGAGTATATACggtaaaaattaataacacACAGCCTTATCTCTCGCTTGTCAACCAAgaataacaacaactacaatGGTAATGAAAAAGGAACGTCACTAAGCCTTCCCTAGATGTACCTTTTGTGAATCCTATTCAGTCcaacttaaataaaatacatcaGGCGGTTTAATAGGTTTTGATAACGGTGAACTCGCGCGAACTCCCATTGTTCTCACTGATTAATACCATAACATACATTAATTATATTACccataaaataaatgtttaccTGGGCTCAAGTCATATTTCCTCTCCTGTCACTACAagcttaagaaaaagaaacagaaaaacattattattattttcattatgaatatggggaaaataatattaaatttagACAACAGACAAATCTAATAATAAATAGGTCAGTGTTTGTCCAGGGTCACATCCAACTTCAATATGATGTATGAAATATCAGCATATCCAGGTTAACATGGTATAACAATTGCATACTTGTAATTTCCTACTAAATTCTTATTTATTATCTGTTTCTTAGAATATGTATTGAAATTACTGCAGAGAGAAAAGTGTATGCTGAACTACTAGGACTCAAAAGCTGAGTTTTAATCTCTTGAATGTAGAACTTATTCCATagtgtttccttttttatatcAATGAGAGCTATAAGGATGAGAAAACCAATGGAATATTGTGTTTTTCAGTTAATATTAATCAGCCTAGACATATTATTTCAAACTTGACCTGTTGCAGCCATTGTTTAATTCTGCAGTATCTATTCTAAAAAGACACTTGTAACAAATCTTAGTGTGGGTTAAGTAAGAtagcaaatacaaaaacatgaaTTCTCCATGTAACGTCCTACCGTTCTAGAAGTATATTGTTTTAATGTGAGGGTACATGggttaataaatcataatgAAACTTCTTAATACAAATAGGGCTGTATAAGTAAAAGGATTACAGAGGATAACCTTCTTTAAAATGACTCAGTCAATTCTAAACATGCCCACCCCCCTCCACaggcatttgtcattttttaattcgaaagctGCAAATGCCTGCCCCCGCTGTGGGGCCAGTAGATACATACAAAACCTCACCAtggaaataaaagttggaaCAAATGCCCCAGTATCAAAGCAAAAGTTACATGTACGTCACCTtgtaaaaagctgaaaattgttACTGTCAAACTCCGAAAACAgtgaacacctgaaaattttcaggaatgttgattgtgtactggccaaaCACAATTAAGTTCAGGAATATGCAAGCAAAACTctaaaccacaaactaattaccattGCTGTTTGTGTGTAAGTTATCTTGTGCCTTATTGCCTGATTCtcgtaacaaaaaaatattccatgaatatttctggtgttcatggttttgtgagtttcacagtaaacatACTTAACAACTTAACTCAGCAACCTTACAGTTTTCCTGATATCCATACAGACCCCAAAGACACTGCAAAGAAAACAACTTTACAACCCAAAATTACTTTATAAGATAAACTTTCCATGGTAGACTTGGAAAACAGTATTGCATATACAGAGCGCATACATAAGTACAAGTTTAGATGGTACCCCTTAAGGGGGTAAGGTTaattaaacaatgaaaaattcctACCCAAATGAAGCTTTTGTCAATGAAAAATGCCCACTGTAGGAACAAAATGCCAGAAAACTCCCAGGGAGAATGGGtatgcttggaattgactgagcattaggataaatgaaataaatatatttacacGTACAACTACAGAGCATTTGAATTGAGATAAAATCTTTCTAACACAGCGTAGAAGTACCACACAATAAAAGAAAGGATGATATTCTGTcaaatttttgaagcttttagTTCTTCCTTGGAGTGGATCTCTGTGCACCGCTTTGGCGCATCCGGAGTTCTTCACATTCTTGACGACTTTCTTTTTATTGCGCGTACCGAAGAGCAATGCCACACCGATTTAAGCAATTTTCTTCGTATGTGTGATTATCTTGGCGTGCCCATTGCTCAGGAAAAAACTTGTGGACCATCTCAAGTCATACAATTTGCGGGTATCACACTCGATTCAATTAATCAGGAAGCTCGTTTGCCGGAAGATAAGCTTCAAAAATGCCGCCTATTACTTGAATCCTTTTGCAAACGTCGTAAAGTTACTTTGCGAGAATTACAGTCTCTAATAGGCCTATTAAATTTTACCTGTTCTGTAATCGTCCCTGGGCGTGCTTTTCTTCGCCGCCTAATTGATCTCACTATTGGGGGGAGACGCCCACATCATCGCATTAGGCTCACTAAAGCAACCAAACACGATATGGAGGTATGGCTAAAATTTCTCAGGGAATTTAATGGCCGTTCCTTTTTCTTGGATGATAAGTGGCACACATCTCCTCCTCTCGAATTGTATACCGATGCGGCCGGATCAAAGGGCTATGGTGCTATCTTTGGCCCTCACTGGTTCTTCGGCTCTTTTTCGAATCAGTGGCAATCCTTCAATATTACCTTTCTCGAACTATTTCCTATTGCCCTCTCAGTGCGTATTTGGGGTTCTCAGATGGCCAACCGATGTATCGTGTTTGTTACTGATAACGCTGCCCTGGTCAGTATTATCAATCAACAGACATCCAAACACAAATTAGTTATGATATTGATCCGTGACTTGGTTCTAACTGCTCTCAATTATAACATTATCTTTCGTGCTCGACATATACCAGATCTTAATAATACCCGGGCCGATTGTCTTTCACGATTTCAGATAGCACGGTTCAAGGAACTTTCACCCCAAGCAGACGAATTGCCAACAATAGTGCCCGAGATTCTTTTGCCCAAGAGTTGGTCGCTAACTTAGAGAGTCTCTTGAGCTCTGTATTGGCGTCAGGTTCGGGTCAGTCATACCGTAGAGCGTGGACACTATTTCGTGAATTTCACGAGAAATTTTACAAGACAAAAGCCTTCCATTTACCGTTAACCACCGCGTCTTTGGcgctttttatttcttttctcgaCGGTAGAAATCTTTCGCCTTCGACTATTCTTTCTTATCTATCGGCCATTGGTTACGTCCACAAGATGAAAGGTTTGCATGACCCCACAAAGGCTTTCCTTATTCAAAAACTTTTGACCTCGCTCAGTCGTCAGAAATCGTGTGATGTCAGGTTACCGATATCTAAACCTATCTTGCATGACCTCGTAAGCTCTCTCCAGCACACCAACTCTTCGGCAGCACAGCGTATACTTTTTTCAGCCATGTTTCTCACAGCTTTCTATGGTTTCTTTCGCATCGGTGAACTAGCGGCCAGGAGCGCGTGTCACACTACCGTAATTTCGTACGATAACATCCGATTCCTCGCATCCGGTGGGAAAATCCACTCTATTAAGATCACAATCACCCATTTCAAACATAACACAAGCAATCGCCCTTTTGACCTTGTTATTCCTGGTGATGAATCTTCACCGTTTTGTCCTGTGAAGTTCATACTCCGGTATTGCCATCTCCGGGGTAACAAGCCCGGTCCCCTCTTCTGCCATGCAGACAATACACCGATTACGGTTAACCAATTTAACACCGAACTTAGGCGCTGCTTAAATTTCTGTGGTTTAAATGCTCAACGCTATAAGAGTCACAGCTTTCGCATCGGCGCGGCCTGTCTCGCAGCAGACAAAGGTTTTTCTGACGCCCAGATTCGCGCTCTTGGCCGATGGAAGTCTGATGCCTTTAAACTTTACATTCGTAATTCTACATTACAAGGAATTTAAAGGAATTTAATTTCGCATGGGTCAGACATGGGCTGCCATGCATCTTGTCTGTCATATGTAGAACTTTTCGCTAATATCTACCTAATTGGTGGTCACGCAAGGGCTGCACCATAACGTGTTTGTAGTACTTTATAAAATCGTAACATTTCACAATGCCGCGTGTGTATGCGATGATGGTCAGACAGGGGCTGCATCATCTCATACAAGGACTCTCCAGTGCGTTTCTTCATTGCAGAGTCTGTTTCGctgtaccaaaaaaaaaacaaaaacaaaaaacaaaaaaaagacagtGATGGTCAGACGGGGGCTGCATCATTTCTTAACGCAATATAAAGGTTTCCTGTTTTAagctttaattaattttaagctttctaGTCGGTGTGTGAAGTTGGTCACGCAAGGGCTGCAACTTCCCGACCTACTTGCCCACGGGCTCTGCTGGCGTCTTTGTGGGGGTGCCACACTCTGTGGCTCTTTGGCGGTTTTTTCCCCCACCTTTGCTGAAGAGATATTTAGTTTATTATATATTGGCagatcttgaaaataaagttcGTCACCTTTGGTGGCCAAATTTTCTCCAACCAAATCCGACTCTGTTTATCTCCTCAGCAAACAAGTGCGCCGCCACGCAGAGCTCTTGGTCACGCAATGCAAGGTTTTCAGCTTCCTTCTTACCGGAAAAATGGCTTGACATAAAAAGACACCGTTATGACGACATCATAATGGGATTTTATGGCAAGGCATTTCATAATGGTTTGCAGGCCAAGGCGGCAGGTTCCAAGCCTATCTTAtttccagccaatcagaatttagGGCGTTCCGGACTATATCATTCTTAGGGGCACCTTTCCATGTGTTCGCCCCCTTTCGATCGCTCACCATCACGTTGTTCACATCGCTGGTTTGAACCAATTTTTAGCATTTTCCACCACCTCCCCTTCCGCCTGCCTGCGAATTAATTCCTAGtgtgtttctctttcttgtcttAGTGGGTGGCGGTTTTTTCCCCCACCTTTGCTGAAGAGATATTTAGTTTATTATATATTGGCagatcttgaaaataaagttcGTCACCTTTGGTGGCCAAATTTTCTCCAACCAAATCCGACTCTGTTTATCTCCTCAGCAAACAAGTGCGCCGCCACGCAGAGCTCTTGGTCACGCAATGCAAGGTTTTCAGCTTCCTTCTTACCGGAAAAATGGCTTGATATAAAAAGAAAGGATGATATTCTGGAATCGAAAAAATgcaacttttcaaaaacacaatgagtCGGATTTTTGAATTGCTGTTAAAACTCGTTGTAGCACCTGCTGGctgttttgttaaattttagctttttcaaaatgttttgttgacGTTGTCAAGCATTATCAGAAAATATTACAGCTCAGGGTTCAGTATGAAAGCCActgtaaataattaaaagcaaaataaagaaacgacACCAACTAATATGCACCGAAATAATTCTTTCACAACACACTCAGAAGACTCGATCTACATTagtattaaaaaacaatttttcggtTAATGTTATTGAATTATATTATAATAGCATCGTGTTCGCGTCCCCCGAGCTTTCTCGACcagtggagaaaaaaaatgagcttacaAAGGAAATGTTTAAGTTTGTTTCCCCTTGGGACATCGATTTACACGGTTGAGAAAAACATGAGGTTTATTGTCCTGTACGACTAGGCACATTTTACAATTAAAGAATTTGAATTCATTACTCATCCTTTTTATCTCCAGTATCTCGTTCGCGCTTTTCGAAATGGTTTCATCCGAAAACTACCAATACACACTGAAACTAAGCCAACCCTTGACTAACAATAAGACTAAGAAAAGACGAATCGTTTTGAAAAGCTAACGACTGCGCGCCAAAAATCCGAGAAGCAATTTTAATGGCATTTAGTGACATGCAGATAAGTAAGACAAgggaattaaaaataacatgcATGCATAATAGTAAACAATATATTGAGCATATTCAAAGAAACCTTACCTTTTGCATAAACATGAATCTCATGAATCGTCCTAACCGCCATTGAACCGTACCGCTTGGAAAGACCGCCAGATTTCGAGTGATGCCAGTTATCCAATGGCGGAGCGTAGCCTGATTTCTAATGTCTAACAACGGTGCCCACGTGCAGATTTTTTGGTCAGCGGTAAATAAATCATCAGCGCGCAACTCCGCGCGCACAATTCGCgcacaaagaaaatttctagCAAATTAGAGGGATAAAATACCTCCAGCAAGAATTTTTGATACATTTGATAAATTCTTGACCGTAGATTTAAGACTTTACTTCCCAGGAGAACAGCCGAAACCtcagttcccagccagcaaaattTTCTCTGTAGAACAGATATTGTGAGGAACAgatccgttgggtgcccctggatgaagtttctattgtttgcgcccgcaagtacgaaatggttaggatgacgtaaagacagaaaatccctaAGGGAcagctcaggtagattttgtgatatttattgtgcagtcatacttcgatactctttcgcgttacgcagtgacattctgtggagcagttgttttgaaagttatggaccaaaagacactcgttaagcgcagatgaggttataaggtgcgtttaactgtgtatatataaatacTTGGAGAGTTTGCTAGACACGATGTCataaatctttgatttatattggaaaccttgccagacactcttcctctctctttgaccggattAAGACtcggccccaaacaagcaagacgagtgaacaacggctagcttatcactagcagaacgattgacgattacagaaattcgccgacaatcaaatccTGTGCTAACTTATTCCCTCCTCCCAGATGTCCGTCcgttataaagtttaaaataagactagaatgcgcaagagtgaatcgatcaaacgtccttttaatttctacggcttactttccggcaaataaaatgaatttaatgcaaaaactgaaagataaatggcgaaaaattcaacttctaattaaatcgtttcttatggtttagaatatgCATTaccctttcaaaatatttaGTAGAATCACTGGTTCCGTTTGAATATTTCAAGGGAtaactttttcttgtttatgaACGCTATTAAATGCCATTTATGCTTTCGTCTATGGTTTTCGCAAGGAATCAATCTTCACAGTTGGTTGTAAGCTAAGCACACAGAAAAAGACCTGGAAAAAGACAGTGATGGCTACAGCATTGGCTATCTTTTAAGCAATACATCCCGGGAAAGCCACATGAAGCGATGTATATCTTGCTTGAGGATCTAGAGGGCATATCAAATAAGCCAGTGACCGCAGGATCATCTCTCGCATTCAGATCTTCTACGATTTCCTGACGATGAATAAAGTGGACAAAACGAGCCGTCACCAGGAACAGACAAACCGACACTAGAGATATAGAGAACAGAAGCTTCATCGTACTAGCTGTTGAGCAGAAAGTTTGGGCAAAATTCATCAATATACGCTGCATATCTGTCAAATAAACTTCTCGTAAAAGATACAAGAATAGGGTGCCCTTAAGGATAACTTTATACCACTGTCTTCACGTGCTTTTTAGACcatgtttacatggagtgggggaccctggtcaggtggggtaggtttctgttgctttgtgtcccccagagcgtgaaaacaaaagaaaccaaccccactagaccggggtcccccactccatgtaaacaggcccttagtctcAAAGCACACGCATGAGTCATGAGTAGCCTGCCAGCGAGATCTCCTGGGGTTCTCGAGGCTACGGTACAGCCAGAAAGCCCCGGGAGGGCTTGCTCTAACGCATGAGCAAAGCGTAAACGTAAATGAGCAAAACATGTGTGACTCATGGGTAAGAAAAAGTCTAGACTGCAGAACAGtcagtttttttctcaaaatcggtgtAGCTTGACTCTCACACGCGCGaggcgcgcgagcctcacacgacCGTCTTTCTCCCGTCTCGCTCTCAGTTTTCACCCTCGCTTTAGATTTCTGCTCGCGCGTGCTTGATttcgcaaaaatacggactgttttgcagtctagaaaaagtccatcaatcaatcaatccatcAATAAGATTAAGTATTTATTTATACTTGACTTTGCTAATATTGGCAGAGTCACTGCAACAGCAGTCCAACGAAGTCCAACtccttggtttaaaaataacctCAATTTACCTGTAACCCGCCAGTTTATTGACAGTTACCCAAATGGGTAGCCGCCCCCGCAGGCGTTTTTACGATCTCCCCTTAAAACACCATCGGGGGAGGCTACCAAATGGGCGGAGTTATGACCATCACGAGTGTACTATATCCCTTGCATGGGACTATATGCAAAAGAAAATATATCTCATGCCACTCATTTGTTACCAACTGAATTCAAGGTCCAGAGGCAGAAGCGAGATTAAGGCAATTAGTCAATAATACTTTAATCACAAGATCAGTTTTAGATTTTACATTACTACTGATCATGCCTTTACTGCCTTCAAAAGAGACATGTCAGTCCTATGcgattttttatattttcaagatGTTGGAGAGAAGATGATAACAAAAGCTCAGTAAGTTTAAAACTCATCATGACAATCAGGGTTTTACTCTCGTCCGCCaacagcagttttttttttttttggttgttttaggCGAATTTGACGAGAACAGAAGGTGAGAACGGACGCAAAGCAcgataacaacaaaaaaaaaagagaaactcaAAGAAAGAAACGAAACGATCGTCCATTTTCTCATTTACCCTTCCCCAACACCCTGCGCTAGATGTCAATAAATCACCCGcggttttcattttcaaactgcgCGCTCGACGAGCTCTATAAAAAGAATGTAAAGgactgtgaacaggctagagTTTTACGGCGACGTACCACTAACGTTTTGCGGAGTAGATCCAAAGCGAAATAGTGTAGTTGAGAAAGTGGCGCcctttttcttatctttttatcctcatttcaaacaatcgattttaaaaagccttttgCTAAATGTAGAGAAGTGTCGATTAAATAGAGAACACGgttgttgtcttttgtttttttttgaagggggggggggggggacaaagTTGATTTATGAAGGAAATAAATTTAGGTAGAAATTTGGGTAAACCAGTTAGTCCGCTAATGGCATCAGAATCACCTTGCtgtggtggtggactatctggtaTTTCTGTACTatattcacttcatattttaatgttaaacaacccccaaatccaaaattttccagtttttccaaaatttaaacattccccaccccccacccgcccactaatttttatacattaaaagcattcgaaaaatcatccaaaactTCTCAAGAAATTCTTGAATTAAGGACTGCAACTTAATTGAGTCATTTTTggattgaatgaaatcttggctagataTTTAAGACAAACTGAGTGGAAATCAACGAAAAATAATGCCTCACTGCCCCCTTAAACTCGACTGCTAATACGTAGCATTAGTTTACTAACCTGAAATGCTGGAAGAACCTTCTTAGCAGTGATCGATCGAGTTGGTGGCAAGAATGACAAATAAATTTTTAGTGGGTGAGGGATTTTTATAAGGCACGGGATGTGATCCCGTGTTGAAGAGTTACAAATTCGTGCATCTTCATGTAGAGTGCACTCCAATCAACCAATATGACCAGTTCTTGTCACAATTCATGGatgtttgtttaaatttattcaTGAACATGAAAACGAAGATAAACTAAAgaaatcaaaaattaatttcaacgcattttgttttagtttgtttgtttgttcttgatTTTTGCACGTGATGGTGGCCGTTGGAAACCGAAGGCAAAGACCTCGTCAGATCATTCCACACAGGGTCTGGAAGAGGGGGTCTGGATAGCACGCATCACGGATTAAATTTCCGTAATTTACCTTTTGGAGTCATTTCACGAATCACGTGATTAGGTGACGAACTAACAATTCTTAGTGGTTTCTGGACTACTATAGGCAAGAGTTGGTCTTAAATGACGCCGTGAAAAGTGTGGTGCGGATCAAACTAGCAATTCTCTGCTTTTTGTTTGACCACTACAAAGTTGACTGGCAATGAATTTTATTGCTAAAAATCGAAGCTCTACAATTTTTCACTTTTACATGATTTAACTTTGAACCCTCGTCACAACTCTTACATCTGTTTTATCGGTAGAAATCTCGATTGAAGGACTACAATGCATATAGAGGGTCACGCGTCACCATTGTATTTCATGAGTTTTTCCGATTCACACTCTGTTTCCCGATTAATTCACGGATCATGCGAAAGCCCTTCTAGACCCTGCCCACATTGGTCTCGTTGTTCACTCGTGATGGGAATAGATGCACCAGTCCTATGCGCATTTGCTTGATATTGTTAAGACAATCTTATAAATTGAATTTCTATTAAATGAAAAGCCCTAAGCTTCCATTAAGCCTCCCACTCCTTCCCCCATCGAAtacaggcgcggatccacacctgTTTTCACCGTTTACGGATTTTTCACCATAGATACGGTATATTTTTAAGGCTTCATCCGAAATGAATGGAACTGGTTAATATCCTGAATGACTCAGAATCCCAGAAAAAGAGACTTAAGGgatttaaaatctaaaaaatttcCCGGCTGAGCATGCCCTTGGATCTCCCCAGAAGGTTGGACCTTCGacgctcgtttaggaaatcggtcagtatttatcctagttCGGCGCCTGTAATAAGCGCCCTGCCCAGAGGTAGGGAAAGAAAATAAGCCCAAGACTAGAGGACAAAATAGATAGATGTAGACAAGACTATTATccttaattatttaaaaacaaaaagattcgAACTTTAATTTGCAACTAAAAGTCAGCAACATAACAAATCAAGACCGTGGTGAACGAGCCATACATTTACGATGTAAGTTCCTGAGTAACCCAGTTGTGTGGAATTTCGATTCGAACCTCTGAACAACCTCGTCCAAAGGGCTTTTcccatttttaaaggaaaagccctgggaaagAGGTTCATCTCTAAAGTTACGggaaaacgcgaaaaaaaaacgtacaacttcccttgcaacattgttgaaaaaaaaattgttgaaaagcgatgttgctTTATTTACCActcacgttcaaacctgtcaggttgttgcaagttgcctgaatactgacttctgattggataaaattgcGCGGGATTCACGCCATATACGGGATTtacgtcacttgctgcaaaaaaaagtttgctTTAGGGCTCAGTTTGTGCagcatgtacagattttgttgcaaaaagtagagcTAATCTCTACTTTCTGCAAAATCTTTTTGTAACCTGCAACAACCTGGTTGTTGCAAGGCAGGTTTGActtcgtgggtggtaaaacgccgTACGTGCCACATCGCTATTACAAAACATGAAGCTGCACAAAATCTAGTTTTATAGTAGAAAgactgagagcctggaacaggctaaaagaATATCAACTCACCGAAAAGGTTGCTTTGAAGAGAATAATCGAACGTTTCCTCGGAATTCTTAGTAAAAACCCTCCAACCGAATACCAAGTACAAAGACATTTTACAGTCAGGTCATCAACCACTTATCAGCCTTTCCGTATGATATGCTCGCGatgctatttaacaattaatgaatgaggctaagtatcttatgaagaattatagagATCAAGGAGGGCGTTATCGGTCGAGGCCATAGGCCGAGGCGCATAAccccctccgagatctccataattcttcatatgatacgaaaaccgaattcaataattgttttattattcattcaaaataatccctagtttaaaaacatagctaaaacatgcttacctccatcgatgttaagttcatcttcgatagtgcacgttcagggttgttcagctccgccaatattctccaaatagcagatgttgcccttcgagttgtcttcttgctgttcttgccatggaATGGAATTCCCCAGGaattctcggttaacggtgcattaacctgcaaagAAGCTGCACTTTtcacgtcatcggttgattaatcgcaaaattcttccaaatttggtcatcaagagctggttatggtgaattatgcgtgtgctttacAAATTGTAAGCAGTTTGTAAGTATCAAGCCTCCTTATGATAGTGCCTATTAAACAATATAGGCATGTGTAACGTGCATTATCTATTCTGAATGCTTAGTGTAACTGTACCAAGAATCTCAGCCCTTTCTAACCTAAATTTAGACTGGTTTATTATTTGGAACAGTCCGGAAATTGAGTCTTGCTGTACATACAGAtgacgaaagaaaaaaaatctccgtttttaaCATATCAGAGTACGCGTGGACGGGGCCTGAACTTACTGCTTTTTatgacgttcttgttgccgtcacCCGCCGCTTTGCTTCAACTTATACAAATACCAGAATTTACAGAACATTATCGGCCTTTCACGATTTAATCGAAGTTAAGACGAATTTTCGCCCAAAGTTTGTTTACACACCAAACTTAAGTATCCATGAATTATCCGTCTAGGATGGGGCCGGTAACTTGCATCTCAAGCACTGACGGAGTAGTCTCTGGTATATATTATAAATCGGTAAAAAGTGCGCTCTACCTGCTAGCTTCCTTGGTAC encodes:
- the LOC140926083 gene encoding uncharacterized protein gives rise to the protein MIFCQIFEAFSSSLEWISVHRFGASGVLHILDDFLFIARTEEQCHTDLSNFLRMCDYLGVPIAQEKTCGPSQVIQFADSTVQGTFTPSRRIANNSARDSFAQELVANLESLLSSVLASGSGQSYRRAWTLFREFHEKFYKTKAFHLPLTTASLALFISFLDGRNLSPSTILSYLSAIGYVHKMKGLHDPTKAFLIQKLLTSLSRQKSCDVRLPISKPILHDLVSSLQHTNSSAAQRILFSAMFLTAFYGFFRIGELAARSACHTTVISYDNIRFLASGGKIHSIKITITHFKHNTSNRPFDLVIPGDESSPFCPVKFILRYCHLRGNKPGPLFCHADNTPITVNQFNTELRRCLNFCGLNAQRYKSHSFRIGAACLAADKGFSDAQIRALGRWKSDAFKLYIRNSTLQGI